The following DNA comes from Ammospiza caudacuta isolate bAmmCau1 chromosome 7, bAmmCau1.pri, whole genome shotgun sequence.
ACAATGGCAACTCAGACTCTGTATGTGTGTAACAGGATTCCTACAGCAGGGTCTGCTCTTTGAGTTTGAGAACACAGCCTGCAACACCACAGCTTAAAGGCATTTGGCACATTGTGCTGCAAGACAGAGCACTGGTGCCCCCAGGAGCTGATTCATACTTTGAAACAATATAAAATACATGTACCAAATAATCAGGAAGTTctaatacagatttttaaatagaaacaagggcagcataaaaaaaaagcaaagtacgTACTTGGACTGATTTACATCAATGAGGGAACCGATTTTTGATGTGGTAAAGGAGATGTGTTCATCACCAATTACTATCTCAAgttcctgaaaaataaaaggttaTAGGAACTTACTGCTTCATGGTACCAGTTACAGAAATACTTCAGTACTGTGATGGTTTTTATTACAAATTTCTATTACAAAGATATCAAATGCAGCAGGTCTGTGGATCATATTAGTTCCACAACTACACTGCCACTGAGGTACCACTcaggttttgtttctctttcagctggaaaaaataaatactggCTTGAAGAAAAAGTTATGCTTCCAAGGAGCTAACATATGAAAATTAAAGATCAATTAGAAGAGACACTATCCACCATACCTGTCTGCCCACTCTGTCAGGAGGAGGCCACAGAGCATCATCTTCTTTTGTGATTTCACTGTCGTCGATTATTCTCTTCAGTTCTTCCATCACACTCTTGTGCACATAAGCCTGGACACAACATTCCGGCAGAGAAATGAATACAGCCCTGCCCACAGCGCCCCGGCAACGCCATCCAGCCCTGACCCAGCCCACAGCGCCTTTCGCTGGCACGAGCGCCTCAGCCGCGCTGCCCTCACCTCCTTGCGGATCATCACATCGTTCTTGTAGTTGCTGTTGTTGGCGTAGCGCAGCTTTCCTGCGGGGAGAGGCTGAGCATTAACCCTCGCACTAACCCACGCCGGGGGACCCGCAGCCCGCCCTCAGGGAGCGCGGCTCTCCTCCCccggcccccggccccgctctcACCGTCGGGCCGGAACTCGAACTCGAGGAACTCGTGTCCGAATTTCCCCTTGTGCCCCACATAGTAGCGGAGGTAGAAATCACTCGCCATGGCCTCTCTTCAGAGGATCTGCGTCATCAAAGGGAAGCGGAGCGGCGCCAACGCTCCGACACTCGGCACCCTTCCCACagcggccgcggccgcccccTGGCGGGCCGGGGGTGAGGCGGCTCCGTGAGGGGAGCGCGGGCCCGTTCCCTCAGCGGGGCTTCACCGGCACGGAGCCGGCACCGAGCGGGACACAGCACGGTCCAGCCGGGACACGGCTCAATCCGGCAGGACACGGCCTAAAGCCACTGGGGAGATCCCACAGCGACACGAGCCGGTGTCAGGTGAGGCATCGCCGCACACTTTGCTGTTCCCAGGGCAGTCCCAGCGCTCGGCGGCCCCGTGAGGGGAGCAGTTGTTCACTTGTTACTCATAAGATAGCGTTCTAGTGATACTTAGTCATACCAATGAAAGATGACGTGTAAGTGGCCATTTGTGTGTGAAGAGCACTGATGGTTGCATTCAATGCTGTTACAAGAACTTGAATCACACTTGGTTATGTGCACTCCTTCCAAGTTAGAAGGGGCCCAACCAAAGCCATCCAGTTTATATTTTGATTAAGTGGCTAAACAAAAAATCGAACCCTTGAGCTTGGCATTTTTGGTTCTATTCGCTACCATTCGCTACCCACTGAGCTATTCCTGGAGGAGATGATGGAAGTTCACCATTTGtgctgatcccagagctggtGATGAGTTAATCCCAGAGGCATTTCCTGTTGTCTTTTCTGCACAGAGGGAACAAACACTGTGCATTTATGATTTTAAGGACAATGAACTACAAGGGGCCAAGTTTCTGTCTGCTGAAGCAGCCTCAGTGGGGCTGGTGTGTTGAGATCCCTCACCACAGGTGGCCTGAGGCTTGAGAGTAAATGCACTGGGGGAAATCCTGCCCTCTTCTGCTTTGGGAACTGCTGAAAGAAGATAGCCAGAGACACATCCTTTTGTAAAATATTCCCTTCTGCAAGGAAAATTCAGAAACACGGTATCTCTTGTGCTCGTCACTAGATGGGATGTTTTTTATTGAGGACACAGAATGGGGGAGGGTGGTTTGCACTGTGGGGTGTTGGAAGTGGGTTTGCACTGATGAACATGATTTCATTTAGATGGTGCTGCCTCACATCCCTTTGCAGGGCTCATGGagttctctctgcttttcttaGAGTTATAGCAGCTTTAAATCAGGCAATATTTACTCTTATTCAttgttttcacagctttatGCTTGAATACTTTCAGTTGCATTCTTTAGGAACGTCCATTCTATGAAATGTCTAAAAGTTGTCTCTTCAGTATAAGAGTCCTACTGATACAGAAATAGCCAACCTGTTGCTTTATAACATCTGCAGGTactacaaagaaataaaaacataaccttaaaaaaatgtaacatttgTATTTATACCAGACTGAAGGATTTTTGGCAGAATTATTACCCTTATTTTCTGAACTTTGTTGTCCCATCTAAAGGTAATACCATGTACTGTCTGGTTTGTCCCCAAGTTCagaggtttggttttgtttggtttggggattttttgtaaGAGAATTACTCCACTGTTATTGTCTAAATTATTTATAAGCCTTTTCAGGAATATCAGTGCttaatgtaaatttatttaaatcacTGTGTTGGAAGGAAGAGCAAACTGGCATAGGAGTTATCCCAAGAACCTGCATTTTAATTCCTTCTGGAGGTGTCAACTGTCTTTGAGTTCTCTATATTAATTCTATCATTTTATGATAAgtgcatattatatatagatgagataaattttttttttttgctgtgtgtATATTATGCTTTTTGTCTGAAATAACTATCATATTTGATGGAGATACAAATGGGTAAAGAATTGCAGCCAGTGTTGTTTGGGTTATCTTGACACATTCACAATCCCAAACATGCTCTGCTTGAATGCATTGCCTTAAGTGTGTGTTTGTGAAAGGCAAAATGTGTGTGCTGTAGTTCTTTTCATTCTGCTTAAAAGCATGTGTAAACAGTGGTTGTTCTGCCTCTGAAGAAAATATCTCTATAAACACCCATTTTTAGCATTGCTTTACATATGATAGAAGGGCTGTAATGTAACAATGTGCATATGGAATCTTAATACTGGTACTGGCTTATaatgggtttgggttagggggtattttttgtttgtttttgaagaaGAGCAAAATTTACATGATTTTCTCCTCTGACCTATGGGGAGCAGGTATCTGTGGGActtggaaaaatgggagaaatcaGATAAACATGCTTTgaaaatttctatttatttggtgttttttctcATGTCAATAAAAGAGCAGATGGCTTGAATGAATCAATCTACTTTGGATCCATAATTTAACTTGGTTTTAAGATTGCAAGGTTTGtgattgtttcttgaaataGTTGTATTTCTGCTATTTTATTCTCTTCACTAGAAATGTTGAACACTTTGGGTGACAGAATTTTTTCACAGATTGCAAATAAATCAGGTTGTTTTCTGAAACTTTCCATGTGTGTAACTTGTGAAACCATGTTCCAAGAACAGAGAATTTTatgcatctttttttccttgtgtctgCAGAGGCTTTAATTCTTACTGATTTTCAAAGAAACTGGTTTGGCTGAGGAAAGTTATGACAATATAATCTCTGAAAGttaaaaaatccctaaaatatGTGTTCCATAGCATTTAATGTGCTCCATGGCGTGGAGCTTGACTTTGCACACAGATCCTTGTTATGCCTGTGTTACTTTACTTGCTGTGAAGAGaattttgtcctggttttgaAGGATGTGAATTCCTTTGCCTCTGCATTGTGTGGAGATAACGAGTATGAAAATCCAGCCGAGTCAGCAGTGTGGTGGTGTGGCTGCTGACACAAACCGGGGGTGCTGTGTTAACCCTGCTCTGCACTGTAATGCACTATTTACCAGAGTTTGCACTTTGAAATTGCAATATGGAGAAGTTCCATGGACTCAGTTACAGATACACGTCTGTGAGAAGGAgcatttgttgttttggtgCCCAGTAAAACCAAAATTGCTGTGAGGTGAGGCTGTGCCGCTGTGGCTGCTCGTTGACTGCAGGGCTCTGTTTGCTCACACGGCAGCTCTCGCTGGGCACACTTCGTAAACAGAAACGGGCTCCATTGACTTCTGTGTTAGAGGAACCAAATCCTAAGCCTGGCATGGACTCCTGGGTGTAAATGAGTGTCTGAAAAGGAGAAGGATTTGTGGGAATTAATTGAAAGCAGGACTGGAAGGGTCTGTCAGTGTTGCTGTGTTCAGCCCCCTGCCCTCAGACGGGATCAGCTCTCCCATGGGAATATTTGTGTGAGTTTTAAGGaagctttttggttttgattgatttggattttctgctttctctgccGATCGTTTTTGTGTCAAATGCAAGTTTATAATGTGATTGActttctcatttaaaaagtCAGCCCCCATCTGAGCCTGCTGGgtttggcagggctggaagtTGGGGTGCAGTGGTGTGTGAGAGCTGAGAGGGTATCTGGGCTCCAGTTCTGCTGAATCCAGCTCTTCAGAGTTCATTGCCACAAATAACTTAGGAAAACAAATATGACTTATTTAaatggtttatttgtttttcagggTAGGACTGTGTCTTGAACTTACACAAAGTAGGATCTgctcttattttaaaatagttgtGTGTTAATTCTCACTTCAAGATTTTACCAAGATAGTTATGAGGGCTGACATGAGGGAGCTTGTCTCCAGTGGAATCTGCACATTTAGACTGAATGAATTGTCCAAAAGCTACATAAGAAAGAGGGATTTGATTATTTGATGTCACTGCAAGTTTCAAGCTCTTCATTTCAACATTAGCCAGGAGCTGTATTCCAGTCATGTATTTCTGTGTaaactgattttatttaaacaatTCTGCCAAACTCTTTAAAGGTTTCCCTGGTGGCAGGGAGTGAGCACAGGTATTTATTCAGCCTTCAGCCCATGACCTTCCTGCAGAGGTGGGTTATGTCTCTATAAATGTGGAAATAAACAAAGGATGATGGACATTTTACCTCCTTGATTGGAATGAAATCCTGGTTGTGCTGAGCTGCTTGAGATGATACTTCAGACAAGGGCTACAAAgaaacttctctttgcttccatGTGGCCTTGCTTTACCTTCAATAAACATTGTtctatgttttttttctttttcttgaaatgCTTTACTAAGtttgcttgtttatttgtttttttttttttttaaatccaagcTGTG
Coding sequences within:
- the MAGOH gene encoding protein mago nashi homolog, which codes for MASDFYLRYYVGHKGKFGHEFLEFEFRPDGKLRYANNSNYKNDVMIRKEAYVHKSVMEELKRIIDDSEITKEDDALWPPPDRVGRQELEIVIGDEHISFTTSKIGSLIDVNQSKDPEGLRVFYYLVQDLKCLVFSLIGLHFKIKPI